The bacterium genomic sequence ACCGGCCGCCGCGCCGGCGACCTCGGCGAGTGCTCCGAACGGGGGAAATCCGAGTCGGCGCCGCAGCTCGCGGTCGTGGCTGCTGAGCAGGCCGTGGTCGGCGGCGCGGGCGGCCCGCAGGACCGGGTGGTCGGGCTGGCGGGTCTGCACCAGGATCCGACCTCCGCCGCTGCGGGGGCCGACCAGCCGGGCGGCCCGGGCCAGCAGCGCCATGGCCTGCTCGTTGGCTCGGTAGCGCGTCGCCGAGAGTTCCTGGTCGAAATCCAGGAAGGCCACCAGATCGGCCTCGCCGGCGCGGTGCAGAGCAGCCTCAGTACCGATCACGACGCGGGCGCCGGCGTCCGGGGGCTTCGCTGCTGAACGGGCGGGTCCGCTGACCTCGGCCACCTGCTCGCCGAGCAGCACCCCCAGCTCCTCGCGGAGCCGACTGATTCCCGGGCGCAGGACTCGCAGACGCGTGGCGCCACAGCCCGAACACACCCGCGGCCGGCGCTCGCCGCAGCGCGGGCAGGCGAGGCCGCCGGGCACGTCGTCCCCGTCGGCGGAGGCGGCTTCCCCGACGGCTGCCCCGCACGAATCGCAGACCACCAGCTCGTCGCAGCCCCCACAGGCCAGCAGCCGTGCCCGGCCCTTGCGGTTCAGCACGCAGACGGCGCCGCCGCAGGAGCGCAGGCGGGCCGCCAGCGTCTCGGTCAGCAGGCCGCGGCGTCCGACCTCAGGGTCGCGCTGGTCCACGACTTCGAAGGTCGGCCAGCCCTCCCGTTCGATGTGGCGCGGCGCGCTCAGCAGCCGGCCCGACGCCGACTCCTGCGCCTCCAGCGTGGGGATCGGAGAGACCAGCACGCACGGGACGGCGGCGCGGCGGGCACGCTCCACTGCGACCTCCCGGGCGCTCCAGGTGGGGGAATCCTCGGCCACCAACGCCTCGTCGTGCTCGTCGAGGACGACGACGGCGCCGGGCCGGGGCATCGGAGCGAACACCGCAGCGCGGGTCCCCACAACCACGCCGCCGCCGGCGGCCCGTTCCCAATCCTCGGGCACCAGGGCGGCGGCGATGCCCCGGCGGCGCACCCAGCCGGCCAAGCGGGCCGCCTCGGCCACCTGCGGCACCACCAGCAGGACATCGCCGCGCCGCAGGGCCGCCGCCAGCAGCGGTCCGCGGTCGCCCGCCGGGGGGATTCTCACGACCGAGACCGCATCGTCGAAAGCGGCTGCCCAGACCGCCGCCCCCTCGGCTCCCGAAGATGCCGCCGGCGGGCGCCCACCGACCGCGGCGGGCCGCCGCACGGACTCGACGACGCGGGACGGCGAGGCGGTTCCGAAGAACGCAGCGCGGCGCCCGGCCCAGCGCCAAGCCGCCCAACGAGCCACGTCGAGCACGTCGGCCGACGGGCCGACGCCGACCAGCTTGGCAAGAGGTCGCAACTCCACGGGCGCCGGCCCGCGCCCGCCATCCCCCGCGGGCGGCGGATCGTCCCCGAGACCGAGTTCCAGACGGAGCTCCGCAGGCTCTCCGGAAACGGCACCGAGGCTTGGGGCGGGCCGAGCGCCGGGCGCCGGTGATGGGCCGGTGCTCCTCTCCTGTCGGGCCCGCACTTCGGGCTCGGGATCGCAGGCCGTCACCCAGGCCCCCACCCGACGGCCTTGCAGAGTCACCCGCACCATCGTCCCGACCGTCAGCCTCGCTGCTCGGCCGTCGCGATGCCACGACGCGGGAACCTCGTAGTCGAACTCCTTGTCCACCGCCCCCACGTCGGTGAGAACCCGCACGACCCGCGGGCCGCGCCGGGGCGGGGGTTCGGGCTCGGTTGGCGGCGACTGACGGGTCGGCGTCCGGCTCAGAGGCCGAGTTCCGATCGCAGCTCGTGGACCCGGTCGGTGCGCTCCCAGGTGAATTCGTCGCGCTCGCGGCCGAAGTGCCCGTAGGCGGCGGTGGCCCCGTAGATGGGCCGCAGCAGGTCGAGCTCGCGGATGATGACCGCAGGGCGCAGGTCGAACACCTCCGCGACGGCGGGGGCGATCCGGGCGGGGTCGACGCGGTGGGTGCCGAAAGTCTCCACCATCACCGAGACCGGATCGGCGATGGCGATGGAGTAGGCGACCTGGATCTCGCAGCGGTCCGCGGCCCCCGCGGCAACCAGGTTCTTGGCCGCCCAGCGGGCCGCGTAGGAGGCCGAGCGGTCGACCTTGGTGGGGTCCTTGCCGCTGAAGGCGCCGCCGCCGTGGCGGGCCATGCCGCCGTAGGTGTCCACGATGATCTTGCGCCCCGTGAGCCCTGCGTCGGCGACGGGTCCGCCCATCACGAAGCTCCCCGTGGGATTGACGAGGATCCGCGGGTCGGCCTCGGGGAACAGCGGCCGCAGCACCGGATTGATGACGTGCTCGACGATGTCGGGCTCGATCGTGCGCCGCAGGTCGATCCCGGCGGCGTGCTGGGCGGAGACGAGCACCGTCTCCACACCGACGGGAACGTCGCCTTCGTAGCGCACGCTCACCTGGGTCTTGCCGTCGGGGCGCAGGTACGGAACCGTGCCCGCCCGGCGCACCTCCGCGAGACGCTCGGCCATGCGGTGCGCCAGATGGATCGGCATCGGCATGAGGGTCTCGGTGTCCCGGCAGGCGTAGCCGAAGACCAGGCCCTGATCGCCGGCCCCCATCACGTCGGGATCCTCGGGGGGAGCGTTGTCGACGCCGAGGGCCACTTCGGGTGCCTGCTCGCCGATGGCCGAGAGCACCCCGCAGACGTTGCCGTCGAAGCCGATGTCGCCCCGGTCGTAGCCGATTCCGCAGATGGTGTCGCGCACGATCCCGGGAATGTCCACCCACGCCTCGGTGCGCATCTCGCCGCTGACGAGACACAATCCGGTGGTCAGGAAGGTCTCGCAGGCCACCCGGCTCTCGGGGTCCTTGGCGATGAGGGCGTCGAGGACAGCGTCGGAGATCTGGTCGGCCATCTTGTCGGGATGGCCCTCGGTGACCGATTCCGACGTGAAGATGTACGTGGGGCTCACAGTGCCTCGATCATCTCCTCCGGCGACGGTGGTACGCCGCGATCCGTTCCCGTCGTGTTGCGATCTGTCCCCCGTGAGCGCGGAGTATACCGGCTCGCTCTCCGAGGTCTCCGGGCCCGAGAACGCACCAGGTCGACCGCGCCGTCCAG encodes the following:
- the metK gene encoding methionine adenosyltransferase gives rise to the protein MSPTYIFTSESVTEGHPDKMADQISDAVLDALIAKDPESRVACETFLTTGLCLVSGEMRTEAWVDIPGIVRDTICGIGYDRGDIGFDGNVCGVLSAIGEQAPEVALGVDNAPPEDPDVMGAGDQGLVFGYACRDTETLMPMPIHLAHRMAERLAEVRRAGTVPYLRPDGKTQVSVRYEGDVPVGVETVLVSAQHAAGIDLRRTIEPDIVEHVINPVLRPLFPEADPRILVNPTGSFVMGGPVADAGLTGRKIIVDTYGGMARHGGGAFSGKDPTKVDRSASYAARWAAKNLVAAGAADRCEIQVAYSIAIADPVSVMVETFGTHRVDPARIAPAVAEVFDLRPAVIIRELDLLRPIYGATAAYGHFGRERDEFTWERTDRVHELRSELGL